GCGTCGCCCTTGCCGCTCTCGACTATATCGGGATAGATGGTGCCCTGAACGAGATAATCCGTTTTGCCGAGCGCTCTGCTCTCGTCCTCAAAGACGCGTATGAACTCCTCTCCGATTATCCTGCGCTTCTTTTCCGGTTCGCGCACGCCCTTGAGTTTGGCGAGGAATCTCTCTTCCGCGTTCACGCGCACGAGCTTCATATTGAACCGCTCTCTGAAAACGCGCTCGACGTCGTCGCCTTCGTCCTTGCGCAGCAGCCCGTGGTCGACGAAAACGCAGGTCAGCGCGTCCCCGACGGCGCGGTGCATCAGCACCGCAGCGACGGAGGAATCCACCCCGCCGGAAAGCGCGCATAAGACCTTTTTCCCTTTCAGCTCTTTCCTGTATTTCTCTACCGTCTTCTCGATGAAATCGTCCATCTTCCAGTCGCCCGCGCAGCCGCAGACGCCGAAGAGGAAATTGCGCAGTATCAGCTTTCCGTATTCCGTGTGCGTCACCTCGGGGTGAAACTGCACGCCGTATATGCGGCGGCTTTCGTCAGCCATCGCCGCGCAAGGGCAGCCGTCCGTTTTCGCGGTCACCTCAAAGCCCGCGGGCGCCTTCGAAACGTAATCGGTGTGGCTCATCCAGCAGACGCTCTTCCCGGGAACGCCCTCGAAAAGCGGGCTCGCGCCGAAGCGCACCTCCGTCTTGCCGTATTCGCTCGCGCTCCGCGCGGACTCGACGGTTCCGCCCGCCATATACGCGATGAGCTGGTGGCCGTAGCAGATGCCGAGCACGGGAACGCCGAGCGACAGTATATCCCCGTCGTAACGCGGAGCGCCTTCGCCGCAGACGCTGTTCGGCCCGCCGGTGAATATCACTCCCTTGTATCCCGCCTCTTTGATCTCCTCAAGAGTTATTTTGTTATATGGTCTGATCTCGGCGAAGACGCCGTTTTCGCGCACACGGCGCGCTATCAGCAGGTCGTACTGACCGCCGAAATCGAGAACGAGGATCTTTTCCATTGGCGCAAAATCTCCTAACGGGTTTGTTTTATTTTCCGCTTTCGCCGTAGTTTGAAAGCACGCGCGCGGAGGGATCGTCGACGTCGCAGCCCTCCCACGATTTGTTGGGCATCCAGAAACCGGCTATCATCTCCGACTGCCCGGGGTAATACTTCTCGAATATCTCGCGGTAGAGCAGAGACTCCTTCGTGAAGGGGCGTGCGTGGCCGTACTTAACGCGCCTGCTCTCGAACTCCGCGTCGGTGTATACGCTCTCCGCGTACTCCTTCAGGTAGTCGACCATCGAATGCCCGACCGCGTCGGAGAACGCCGCCTTTTCGCGCCAGAGGATGCCGTCCGGCAGATAGCCGAAGCCCTCGAAGGCGTGACGGAGCAGGTATTTCCCCTTGCCGTATACGTTCATTTTTATCCCGGGGTCGAGCTCCATGACGTACTTGACGAAATCGAGGTCGCCGAAGGGTACGCGCGCTTCGAGCGAGTTGACGGAGATGCAGCGGTCGGCGCGGAGCACGTCGTA
This region of Clostridia bacterium genomic DNA includes:
- the guaA gene encoding glutamine-hydrolyzing GMP synthase, coding for MEKILVLDFGGQYDLLIARRVRENGVFAEIRPYNKITLEEIKEAGYKGVIFTGGPNSVCGEGAPRYDGDILSLGVPVLGICYGHQLIAYMAGGTVESARSASEYGKTEVRFGASPLFEGVPGKSVCWMSHTDYVSKAPAGFEVTAKTDGCPCAAMADESRRIYGVQFHPEVTHTEYGKLILRNFLFGVCGCAGDWKMDDFIEKTVEKYRKELKGKKVLCALSGGVDSSVAAVLMHRAVGDALTCVFVDHGLLRKDEGDDVERVFRERFNMKLVRVNAEERFLAKLKGVREPEKKRRIIGEEFIRVFEDESRALGKTDYLVQGTIYPDIVESGKGDASAIKSHHNVGGLPSVMDFEGIVEPLNELFKDEVREVGLKLGIPEKLVMRQPFPGPGLAVRIIGDITKEKADTLRAADAIFREELEAAGVKASQYFAVLTDTQSVGVMGDARTYDHTVALRAVTTDDFMTADWARVPYGVLEAASRRITNEVGTINRVVYDITSKPPATVEWE